The nucleotide window cgagggagaggtcgtgagttcgaattcCGCCGGCCGCATTAGCTGTGAATTTTGCTAAAAAAATACAGCGACTTCGATGGCCAATGGCGCCCTTCcctgaaaaaaaaaatttgctattatttttgggttttttcgcattttcattttgccgactataaatctttgccgagtgcatttctggcactcggcaaaggcttcgccgagtgcccaacaaaaagcactcggcaaaggcttctttgccgattaattctttatcgagtgcggcactcggcaaaggccgcaggcactcggcaaagtgcggGTTTCAAGTAGTGTATGTGTGTGTTATTTCATTAAGATAGAAAAAGATACAAATGAGTCTAGTTTAGAAAGAACCCAGACTCGAGGTCCCAGCAAACACTTATGGCAGACTATGCCGGTGACTAAGAAAATGGAAAACACGACCACTCAACCGCATTGGTAATTAAAACCAGGGTCGGTGACCTTGCTAAGAGGTCATCGAGCTTTGAAGTGCCCACCATGCACCAGAGACTATGTCCATCCCCCAGGTTTGTAAAAGCTCTTGAATGTTGTTTGGCAATGCTCCCTCAAACACACAAGGGTTGGATAACTGGTGGTGATAATTAAGGTTATGATGCTAGTTTGAAATTGCAGGCGAAAAACAGAGGAGTGCCTCCGGTGACCGGCGATGACGTCTCCGGTGAGAATCCCCCGCACAAAAGTAGGAGATTCAATTCGGGGCTCGACGCCGCTTTGATCCATCGAGGTATTTTCTCGTTCCTCCTCCCTGGCGGGTGTTCTGACGAGGGGTAGGTGTGGCTCTGACCGGTGTAGAGGTGGTTGGGCTCTTAATCCGGTGGCGTGTTTTTCTTCGATAGAGGTGGTGTGGTATGGAGAGACGTCGATACACTCTCGCTTTCCCGGGTGGTGCGGACTCGTTGGCGAGTCAGAGATGGAGTCCATATGCGGAGGCGGGGCAGTTCAACCAACCTCGTCGTATGACCCAATGGGATCGTGGCAGGGAGCGAAAACATGTTGAGGATGAAATCAAGAGGTCCCTGTTCAAATCTTTGGAATTAGAGTGTATCGAAGAAGCAAAGCTTCGAGAATCGGCGGATGCTTTGGAAGCTGCCATAGCTAGGATGTCGTCCTTTCGGTGGGAAAGAGAGCGAGAGGTTGAAGACAAGTTCGAACAAGGAAATGGGCCATCTAGTGGGCTGGCCCAGTCAGGTCTTTCTATATCAGACTTTGTTCTCTCACTTGTACACTCCACCCCCATCAAGAACTAGGGTTCTGGAGGTGCCGACGGAAGGCTACCTGGCCAGCAAGGAAATATTAGAAGGTTTGGTGGAAAGGCTCGCAAGATCACGCCGGCCAAGGTAAAGCTCATCGATTCCCGTTCGTTTGCTGAGGTAGCTGGTAtggatcgctgcttcaatggtaGAGGTGGTGGGAGAGGCATGGGATTTCAGAGGGATGAGGCAGGGAGAGGTGGTCGTGATGGAGGAGGGCGTGATGGCTGTGATGGATGGAGGGGTCGGGATGGATCATATAGAGAGGATGAGTGGAATAGGAATCAGAACCAGAGGCGTTTTGATGCTAGAGATGGTGGATACAGGGGTTGTGACAGAGGGGGAAACTACTATGAAGATGAGAGAGCTGGTGGCAGGGGTTACAAGAGAAGGAATGACGATGCTGATGGTTACGGAGACAGAAGATGATCTTAGATATAAGCTTGTCCAACATGAGGTGGTTTGACTATGTCCAAAGGAgatctccagaggcaccagtgcattgtggagtcctaagccaagttGATAATACGAGGAGAGGTAGAGAAAGACCAAAATTGACataggggaggcaataaaaagagattgaAAGCTTTGGACATACCTAGAGatttatgtttgaataggagtacttgaaaAGCAGATATTGAAGTgactgaaccgtgacttggggctcttggtgggtttcaccctagcctaccccaacttgcttgggactgaaaggctatgtcgtcgtcgttgttgttgttgttgggatcaagatgaaagaggtgGTGGCAGATTGCCAGAAGAGAGGTGTTTTCGCTGTGGTGATAAAGGGCACCATAGATCTCACTGTCCTAATCCTCCCCTATGCTACAACTGCA belongs to Miscanthus floridulus cultivar M001 chromosome 4, ASM1932011v1, whole genome shotgun sequence and includes:
- the LOC136548439 gene encoding uncharacterized protein — translated: MDRCFNGRGGGRGMGFQRDEAGRGGRDGGGRDGCDGWRGRDGSYREDEWNRNQNQRRFDARDGGYRGCDRGGNYYEDERAGGRGYKRRNDDADGYGDRR